In Streptomyces sp. NBC_00569, a single genomic region encodes these proteins:
- a CDS encoding HAD family hydrolase has protein sequence MVRRPLGNHHHGPDTLLVTSDATKQTVPVAEATESLRELITRARFVLFDFDGPICRLFAGHSAERVAVEQVRWLEERGLHGLLTEEERAEPDPHAVLRAVDRRRPGSDLVVELEERLTQQELTAVASAWPTQYADPLIRTWYALGAHLAVTTNNSPAVASRYLATRGLTSCFAPHIYGRTQDLHLLKPHPHCVQRALGALGATPEASLMIGDTPSDFEAATAAGIAFLGYARNERKAKVLREAGAETVVSSLEPLLRVLRERG, from the coding sequence GTGGTTCGACGCCCTCTGGGAAACCATCACCACGGACCTGACACTCTCCTAGTGACTTCTGATGCAACGAAGCAGACTGTTCCGGTGGCTGAAGCGACGGAATCACTTCGGGAACTGATCACAAGGGCGCGGTTCGTGCTCTTCGACTTCGACGGGCCGATCTGCCGGCTCTTCGCGGGGCACTCGGCGGAGCGGGTGGCCGTCGAACAGGTGCGGTGGCTCGAGGAACGCGGCCTGCACGGTCTGCTCACCGAGGAGGAGCGCGCGGAACCTGACCCCCACGCCGTGCTGCGCGCCGTCGACCGCCGGCGCCCCGGCAGCGACCTGGTCGTGGAGCTGGAGGAGCGCCTCACCCAGCAGGAGCTCACGGCGGTGGCCTCGGCGTGGCCCACGCAGTACGCCGACCCGCTGATCAGGACGTGGTACGCGCTGGGTGCCCACCTGGCCGTCACGACCAACAACTCCCCGGCGGTGGCGTCCCGTTACCTGGCCACGCGCGGTCTCACGAGCTGCTTCGCCCCGCACATCTACGGCCGGACCCAGGACCTCCACCTCCTCAAGCCCCACCCGCACTGCGTACAACGCGCCCTCGGCGCCCTGGGCGCCACCCCCGAAGCGTCCCTGATGATCGGCGACACCCCCTCGGACTTCGAGGCGGCCACCGCGGCCGGCATCGCGTTCCTCGGCTACGCGCGCAACGAACGCAAGGCGAAGGTACTGAGGGAGGCGGGGGCGGAGACGGTGGTGTCGTCCCTGGAGCCGCTGCTGAGGGTGCTGCGGGAGCGGGGGTGA
- a CDS encoding GntR family transcriptional regulator — protein sequence MAGGRGRDGGREAWRVAEELRARLADGTYPVGSLIPPQRELADRFRVSRDTVQRALKELAGEGWIESRQGSGSRVLKNQRIQSYTAKASHEGRVSLGPLISEAFEQPEVTLDVYTLTSESLDTHIRVQAERIRSGEIAPEKVEIRILLPSESLKLPYPQAKDDPDGLRLRERLLGITRRHTVSIRRELRQLRAEGLVPVAEFQVRHVPLTPAFKLYLLNGGEALHGPYEVIERPIVLDSGEEILALDVLGLGATLTHYVRDGDPNSRGSVFVESMGAWFDSVWNLIAER from the coding sequence ATGGCCGGTGGGCGAGGACGTGACGGCGGCAGGGAGGCCTGGCGCGTCGCCGAAGAGCTGCGCGCCCGGTTGGCCGACGGCACCTATCCGGTCGGGAGTCTGATTCCGCCGCAGCGTGAGCTGGCCGACCGGTTCCGCGTCTCGCGGGACACCGTGCAGCGGGCGCTCAAGGAACTCGCCGGTGAGGGCTGGATCGAGTCCCGCCAGGGCAGTGGGTCCCGCGTACTCAAGAACCAGCGCATCCAGTCGTACACGGCGAAGGCGTCCCACGAGGGCCGCGTGTCGCTCGGACCGCTCATCAGCGAAGCGTTCGAGCAGCCCGAGGTGACCCTCGACGTCTACACGCTCACCTCGGAGTCACTCGACACGCACATCAGGGTTCAGGCCGAGCGGATCCGCTCGGGCGAGATCGCCCCGGAGAAGGTCGAGATCCGAATCCTGCTGCCGTCCGAATCCCTCAAGCTGCCCTATCCACAGGCCAAGGACGATCCGGACGGTCTGCGTCTGCGGGAGCGTCTGCTGGGCATCACCCGACGGCACACCGTGTCCATCCGGCGGGAGCTTCGGCAGCTGCGGGCGGAGGGCCTTGTTCCCGTGGCGGAATTCCAGGTCCGCCACGTCCCTCTGACGCCGGCCTTCAAGCTCTACCTGCTCAACGGGGGCGAGGCGCTGCACGGTCCGTACGAAGTGATCGAGCGTCCCATCGTGCTGGACAGCGGCGAGGAAATACTGGCTCTCGATGTCCTGGGCCTGGGGGCGACGCTCACGCACTACGTGAGGGACGGCGATCCCAACTCCCGCGGATCCGTCTTCGTGGAGAGCATGGGGGCCTGGTTCGACTCCGTCTGGAACCTGATCGCCGAGCGGTGA